One region of Fusarium oxysporum f. sp. lycopersici 4287 chromosome 14, whole genome shotgun sequence genomic DNA includes:
- a CDS encoding hypothetical protein (At least one base has a quality score < 10) — protein sequence MDVSVSSLAQSSATSSSSSVLPSDSASQFASTLSEPEASSTEHTVKRRKLRAIATWDHFRGAQGDEPRAISGNLLHYCKRCRNPSWSAHISSNARYHLKKAHHIFVREDSSSQNKRQLAIENAFARTTARQLQQVREHERNTLRSVINVDAFREAQMLLSAHRHLPLNFVTWPEYQALLTAVNPAVQEFLTDSGNTVAR from the coding sequence ATGGACGTCAGCGTGTCCTCACTGGCCCAATCCAGCGCCACATCCAGCTCTTCCTCCGTTCTACCCTCTGACAGTGCCTCACAATTTGCCAGCACACTATCGGAACCCGAGGCATCTTCAACTGAGCATACGGtcaagagaaggaagctgagAGCCATAGCAACATGGGATCACTttcgaggagctcaaggcgACGAGCCACGCGCAATCAGCGGCAATTTACTCCACTACTGCAAGCGTTGTCGCAATCCATCTTGGTCAGCCCACATATCTAGCAACGCCCGCTATCACCTCAAAAAGGCTCATCACATATTTGTTCGAGAGGATTCAAGCTCTCAAAACAAGCGTCAACTAGCCATCGAAAATGCTTTCGCAAGAACAACTGCCAGGCAGCTGCAGCAAGTCAGAGAGCATGAAAGGAACACTCTGCGGAGTGTAATCAACGTCGACGCCTTTCGAGAGGCACAGATGCTACTGTCCGCACATAGGCATCTGCCGCTGAACTTTGTAACGTGGCCAGAATATCAGGCACTTCTAACCGCGGTAAATCCCGCCGTTCAAGAGTTCCTGACTGATTCTGGTAACACGGTTGCAAGATAG